CTATCTATGAAATGAGAGCTGTGGAGTAACAGAGGGTCTGAACATACCCAGCCTGCAACGCTGACTGTTCAGACATGACCCAGGCTCAGGTGGCACCCTGGTGGTCACAGTCTTAGAACAGCAGCACAGTTCCCAAGCTGGGCAGATCTAAACTGGGTATTTTAATCGAGGAACTTGAGTTAATAATTCCAGAGCAGTTTTACACTCTGAAGAGTTCAATATTCTCCCCCAAATATACCTGCTTTATTAGAATTCTAAAAAAATTGAGTGAAAAAACACCTGTGAAAATGACAAAACTAACTCAGATAGAACTGCCTCTGGATTCTTCTTTCAATCTCTAAGCCTTTACCGAGGAAAAACAGGTGTGTCAGAGCGGTGCCGGATGCAAAGAAATGGAAGTAAAAAGTGTCTGGAGGCAACATCACAGGGGAGTGGGGCAGTTCTCACCTCTTAGAGATGGGGGCAATAAAATGGGAAGGCAATGATCAAAATGAGctgtgagaaaaaaatcagtacGCAggttcaaacacacacaaatttccCCAAATCACTGCTCTCATCTCTTATGGACAAAATGAGGTAGAAGGCGGTTTAGTGCTTGGCCAGTCACCATTGCTGGATCTCCAGGTTCTTCACTTGGCTCAGCACCCTGAAGACAAAGCCAGTGACTCAGTAGTACTGGAGAGAAGCCCCGGAGGGTTAAATTTATTGCTGTGCGAGGAAGTGTACTCATGAAGATGGGGGTCTCCCATCCAGTTAATGTTACATCTTCTTCCAGCTCAGGAGCAAGCCCTGGCCTCCAGCATGGAGTCGGGCACAAGGCAAACTCATGCAGGATACACTTACCGCGATTGCCCACCAGTGACGCAGTCTGCACACGGCATATGCAAGTATTAACACTTTAAATCGAAAAACTGCCAAAAGCTGTGAGAAGGGAAAACAAAGTTATTCAGAATCTATTCAAAAATCAAGTAAGTTAGCTTTCTGAGAACACACTGGGGTGTCCTTATTCTAAGTTAACTGGCAACCACTCCTTAAACTGGCACAGGTCTGCAGATCAGCATGTGGGAATCCCTACTCAACAACCCTTTAAAGGATCCtgaaatagttcatggaaatgtgttttatgaaaggaaattatgcatggatttccaaaaaaaaattttatacccAAACAACCCTAtcctttaattctacttttcctgACATTTCACACTGATGTTAGTATGAAGGTGAGTCTTCAATGACTGGGGTGTCAGTGGGCCCCGTTTCAAGCCATTAGAAACGTTCCAGACCCTTCTGATGCCAGACCCTCTCTGCCGCCTCTCTCCACCCATATTCCTGCTCCCACCCCCCCACACTGACAGACAGAAGGCTATGAATGGGTGGGTAattaagaaacaagaaaacatgGTCAACAATCAAGCAAAGACGTCTATATAAAGGAAACCTGAATTCTGACACCCTGCTACACACACCATGCCTACATCAGATCTGAAACgaaatgtgaaagaaaacatACTTACAAATATGTCAAAATAAGAAGAGTAGTAGTCATACTGCACCACCTCCTTCTCCAGTGTGTTCTCAATGCCTCCATTCACCTAGCAAAGCAAATACAAGAGGTCCATGCATGTTTCTCAAAAGGTCAAGCAAAGGGGATCTGCCAGCCAACTGCCATGGCACCCAGCAACTGGCCTGAccagaaacaacagcagaggcaGTAGCAAATTCAAGTTTCCAATGTGGAGTCAGACTTGGCAAATGAGCATAAGGATAAAATGAAGGGCAAGGAGCTAGAGAACAGGATTAGAGGAGAAAACATTTATAAGGCACCCTTTCCAAGGTTTGCTAAAGCATCAGGTTAGAACAAATGCTGCCACAAAGAAAGGATGCTCTGAGTTTGCGAGTCTGttcatatttttcatattgttATGCAAATAAGAGCACACCGCCACCAACATGATTCTGTGCCTTACAATTCCTTCAGGAGGCTCAGATTTCCCTGTGATGTGCACACTGGCTATAGACCTACTTGGCTATAGATTTGTACAGAACAATAGAACTGAAAACCTGGAGCTGGGGTTGTGGCATGGTGTGTGAAGCTgtctcctgcaatgccagcattctatcTGCATGgtcaccagtttatgtcctagctcctgcacttctgattcagctccctaccggtagcctgggaaagcagcagaagcttaGACCTTTGccaggcatgtgggagaccccagaggaaactcctggcttcagcatggctcaatactggccactgtagccaccaagtagaccagtggatggaaggtctctataattcaagcaaaaacaaacaaaaacctgagaGCATAGAGGCAGGGAGAAATAATTAAAAAGCCAATCAACTATCTAATCTCATAGCAGTGTCTCTCCAGACCGAGGCAATTTACCAATTCCTGGAATTTGGCAAGAATGACCtctccaggagtctccaggggaCTGTATACAGGGGCTCTCTACCCAACAGACTCCAGAGAAAACACATGTCAGAGCTGCCTATAGATTTCTGCCAGCAGAGAAAGCTTTTTCTCTAGCATCTGTGCACTTCAactttttgcatttatttatctgaaaggcgcAGTCAGAGAATGACGATCAGATCCAGACTGcaatctgctggtttgttctctgAATGTCTGCAACCTGACTGAGTAGGGTCAAAGCCAGCAGGTGGCAACACACACTGGGGAACTACTGCGGCTGCCTCCTGGAGTGCATACTGGCAGAAGGCTGGAACTCTGATAGGGAAATGACGTCCTAGGTGACAGATTAACTTACTGAAATGCTCACCCCTACATACTTAAAGATGTCGATTTTGTGTTGCCTTTAAATGGAGATACCTAAATCAGTACATCTAGCCCTAATTTGTAGTTTAAATCCTTATTTCACAATTTTAGTTCAAGATGTCTTAGATAGGTTATCTTAACTTTCACATAAAAACCTTTCCTGATCACAGCTCTCTGGCACTGCTCTTCCAGATCCCATCATCAGAGTTGTCTTTGGATGCTGTGGTTCAGGCCTGTGGGAGAGCAGTCTGAGAGGGGACAGAGTTCTCAGGGAACCTGAGGCATGCCTCATTCTAGGTCTGACTCGGAAAACCAGCTCGTACAGAGGCAGACAAGGAGAGGCCCTGACATCTCCACTTCACTTTCCcgcaggagaaaggaaaaagggaaggggGGAGTGGTTGGCCTGGGCACCCCAGCAGTGTCTCACCACATGGCTTGCCCCCACTAAAAGGCACACAGGGATTACTGCTAGCAAAGCAAGTATGTCCTCTCCAGACTGCTGCTACACTTTCCTGTGAAAACACACACTCCTTTCTCATCTCCTAAAGTGACAGCATCTTATTCCTCTAAAATACATATTGATTTATGTGTGTTCTCCAATGTACACATAAGGAACAAacggctaaaaaaaaaaagagaaataaaaaagcacaAAACTAATAATACCCAAAAGTCCAAATTAACAAAAGCGGTATCAATAAGCAGAAACTTAATTCAGAGATGACtgacactgcatgttgctgagatTCTGCGacaaatctaatttttttaaatatgagttTTCTACTTTCATAATGAATTTTGTTCCTCTATGAGGATTCAGGATGAAATTACATGATCCAATGGCCCTgattattaaaaagaataaagccTAGAACTGAAATATTATGATGAATTGGAAGATTAATAAAAAATCTCGATtaagatgttgatttttttttaaggacatacaaaggagtctttattagccaagctcGGCACCTGCTCCACTTTAGGAACCACTACCATGTTTGGAGTGGTTATCTTCCTTATTGATGCAGGCAACCATCCATCAGGTAATAAGAGAAATTAGTTAATGATAGAAATCCTGAGAAGAAGaaatggtcattactgtgaaatctgttaaactgaagacctatgttctagcttccccagcaatataaattaccTTAAGAGATGTGGAACAAAAAACTTAATATACATTTATAAAACTGCAAACATGCACAAAATAAttcatcctttcctgctttctctgcCTACATTTCATTAAAGCTACTAGTTTGCTAATAATAGTCTGTCTCACCTTTCTGGAACTCTTGAAATATAAAGttgagaaaaagtaaaaataatgccAACTTACATTTAACTCTATTATCCACAGTAATGTTACAAACAAGAGGTCAAAGGTGACAAACAAGCAGAAAGTCCTCCTGACGTCAGATATGcctttcttctcccttccttcGTAGGACTCGATCCTGGCCATGAGCTGCGTGGGGTTGATAGAGTGGACATTGTGCAGGGAGGCATGGGAGCTCTGGCTCCCAGTGAGAGTGCTCTCCATGTCTCCTGGCTGGTGGTTCATCCTGGAGCAGGGCTAAAGGAACCTCTGAGCAACTTCACCATCCCTGGAGATGACGGACCttggggagagaaaagagatgCTGTATTAAATCCAAGTTCACCTACTGCAGCCATGCTGCCCTCACCTCCATGAGACTACTTTGCTAATGGAATAACAGTGTCTTGACTGAAGACATTTTGAGGAAGTTGTAAAGACAACTGAAATGAGAAGCAACACTTGACGTCACCCATTAATCCTATGCAGTAActgtgagggagagagggaagacaggATGTTAGTGACAACTGGAAGACCTTCCTGATAATGTGGACCAAGCCTCTTGGTGCATGAGCCAAGTGAGTTGGAGGAAAACCTCCACAGTCGTGTAAATGTCATCACCTGTAGACTAAGAAAATATTTACTGACCACTTCCCTGGGGCATATCAATTAGCTATAAAAAGGTTGTTTCCTAATGAGGAACTGCTTCCCATCAAAACAACCAGTACATTGAATTTAGCATTTCCCCATCATTTAATAATAAGGATGCTTCTGGGCCTCTTCTTGGAAGGGAAAGTGTGCACAAGCTCAGAAGTTTAACAGGATGCAGACACCCAACTGATAATTATGGAAGTTAGAGAGGTGTAAGTCCCCTTGGGCCAGGAAGTGCTTCTATAATAAAGGGACAGATGAGTAATCTGCTCTGATCTCACAGGAGGGGGAAAGTCACTAAACAGAAGGTGCGTTGGATGGCAGGACTGTTGACTAAAGATCCCAGTCTCCCTGCAGGACCTCTCTCTGTGGGAGGATCACACACTCCTGGCTCCACTTAACTCTGTCCAAAAATGCTGGCGGAAGTCTGCATGACACTGGGGTCCACCAGTCCTTAGAGCCAGGGCCACCATGCTCTCTTATCTGCCACAATAGCCAGCAATGCCCCCAGAGAAAGAACACCTGTCACAGGGTGGGAGAAACAGAATCTGGAATAACAACGTGAAGCCTTCCCCAAGGCAATACAGTCTCATCTGATCCTATCCTCCGTTCAGAATTGGACTCCTTACACCcgatctctgtttctgctttccaCACCTTTATGCAGAGCAGTGGTGGTAAGATGACATACCATGTTTTCAAAGACACTTGATGACATAAACTAAAGCAAATTAAGGCACAGACCTTCAAATCAAAAACTGACATAAAACATTAAAGGTCTAGTGCTTTTCTCTGAGGAAGAGAGAATGGGGGATACAGCACACACAGCTTTGTGTGTTGGGGGTGCGGTAGTGGTGTCAAAGTCCATTGCTGAACTGAGCAGTGGTAACACAGCTGTATTCACTCACACAAAACCTTCGTGATACAGGAAGTAGATTCAATGGTCCACTGACAtgtgaaaaattcaaaaatttgtaCACCAACGTGAATTCTGTCAGAATGAATGCAAATAGTATTTTCTGtgatgaaaggcatatttttaaacttaaataGACAGCTGAAATATTCTCTAAAACTCAACCTGAATGAATATGGATATATTTCTGCAATGCTATATTAAGGAAAAGCAACTCAGCTATTTTTTTTGGCAATCTGATAATCAATTAGCAACTGTATGTAAACaattgaaaaaatttaaatatttattcattcagtcaAATGTCAGAGAGAGGtatgttccatctgttgggttcttccccagaaggctgccaacacccagagctgggacaagctggagccaggagctttattaaGGACtttctcatgggtggcaggaatcaaaGCATCcaggtcaccttccactgccttttccacaacattagtaggaagatggattagaagtggagcacctgaacTTACACTTGTGCCTCTATGGGTTTTTAAGATCTCAGGTTTTATCTTCCACACTATAACACCAGTCCCTGAAATTCTTAATTTATTAAAGTATATAAAAAGTCAACAAATCAAACTGAAGACTGTTTTCAGCAGGAAAATCATTTTAAGATAATTTAGGTCACTGTCTTGGTCTCACTACACCGTTGTTCTACAAATCCATTTTGCatgaatagaaaaaaagacaGCATAGCCAAACACTAAGTCTACAAATGTGGAGTCTggtgttttaaaataaagaatgacATTATATACTATGCATATGAGAATCATTTTTCAGATGTGTGTGTATAACTGCTAATTAGTTACCATTTATAGACACAGTGAACATCTCTAGTAACAAAGCCACTCAAATTATACATGGCTCTGAGCAGCCTGACTAATCAAACTTATCAAATGGCAAAAGGGAGAGAAGTTACTTTTCCTGTACCCCTAAATGATGGTTTCTTTGGGGGAATTGGTAGTTCAGGAACCTTTTATACTTTCATGAAGTAGACTGTGAGCTGGAAACTTCAAGAAATAATGGCTAAGAAAATACTAAGACACAGTAACAAAACTAAATTCTGTAGGAAACTCCTTCCTTCTACATTATCAAACCTTAAAATAAGACAGGATGAGTTTTGTTGTGTGACTCATTGCACAGTGACAGTCTTGAGTTAAAGCTATCTTCTAAATAAAGGATAGTTGATTATGTGTCAGCTAAGTTTCATCTAAAAGGTATACCTGTAGAATGCTTTAGTCTGAGCTTCCTCAAGGAGAAGCACTGCATTGGAAGCTTATGAGTCCTGAATGGATGCTGCAAGTCAGTGGCTGGTGTGTCTGCCTGGCTGGATGGTACATACCCAGAGAGATCAACAGGAGGCACCAGGCCTCCCAGGCGTTGGTCAGCACAGTCTTGGAGGACAGAGCAGAGGGGCACTCTACCCAGCTCTGTCCAGCTACCTGTTCACATTAGGCATTTGTCTTCTGGCAGTTAGCTTAACTGCACATCTG
The sequence above is a segment of the Ochotona princeps isolate mOchPri1 chromosome 20, mOchPri1.hap1, whole genome shotgun sequence genome. Coding sequences within it:
- the STARD3NL gene encoding STARD3 N-terminal-like protein, whose product is MNHQPGDMESTLTGSQSSHASLHNVHSINPTQLMARIESYEGREKKGISDVRRTFCLFVTFDLLFVTLLWIIELNVNGGIENTLEKEVVQYDYYSSYFDIFLLAVFRFKVLILAYAVCRLRHWWAIALTTAVTSAFLLAKVILSKLFSQGAFGYVLPIISFILAWIETWFLDFKVLPQEAEEESRFLIVQDASERAALIPAGLSDGQFYSPPESEAGSEEEAEAKQGSEKPLLEL